Genomic DNA from Candidatus Poribacteria bacterium:
AACAGACAGCAGAAGCATGCGCACGCCGGGCAATGGATCACGGCATGAAACGCGTGGAGGTTAGAGTCAAAGGGCCCGGATCCGGCAGAGAGTCTTCTATACGGGCACTCGCCGCAGCTGGACTCGAAATTAGCTTGATGAAAGACGTGACTCCGATCCCACACAATGGATGTCGTCCCCCTAAGAGACGACGGGTTTGAGGTATTGAGGAAAACGAATGAGCAGATATTTAGACGCAGTCTGTAAATTATGCCGACGGGAAGGCGAAAAACTCTTTCTCAAAGGGCGACGTTGCAACGGCCCCAAATGTGCTTTTGAACGCCGGAGCTACCCACCTGGAGAACACGGACAAACACCGCCTCGCCGAGGTCGAGACAACTTCCGGCGACAGCTACGCGCGAAACAGAAAGTCAAACGGACCTATGGGGTTTTTGAAAAACAATTTCGGAATTATTATTTCAAAGCCGCCCGTCAGTCAGGTATTGCTGGTGAGAATTTGATTAGTTTCCTTGAACGCCGATTAGACAATGTCGTTTACCGACTCGGGTTCGCGACTTCTCGAAATCAGGCACGTCAACTCGTGAAACATAATCATTTCACCGTCAACGGCAAGCGTGTTAACATTCCTTCCTATATCGTGCAGATCGGTGATGTTATCACACCACGTGAACGGAGCCGAAACCTCGCTATCATTCAGGAAGCACTTGAGTATTCGCAACAACGCGGGGCACCTGAATGGCTCGAAATTGACCCCGATAAAGC
This window encodes:
- the rpsD gene encoding 30S ribosomal protein S4; amino-acid sequence: MSRYLDAVCKLCRREGEKLFLKGRRCNGPKCAFERRSYPPGEHGQTPPRRGRDNFRRQLRAKQKVKRTYGVFEKQFRNYYFKAARQSGIAGENLISFLERRLDNVVYRLGFATSRNQARQLVKHNHFTVNGKRVNIPSYIVQIGDVITPRERSRNLAIIQEALEYSQQRGAPEWLEIDPDKAEGRVQGAPVVEQIAVDLETQLIIELYSR
- the rpsK gene encoding 30S ribosomal protein S11; this translates as MRGRRRERKNVPEGIAHIQATFNNTIITITDLNGNTVAWANAGMTFTGSRKSTPFAAQQTAEACARRAMDHGMKRVEVRVKGPGSGRESSIRALAAAGLEISLMKDVTPIPHNGCRPPKRRRV